In Streptomyces nodosus, one DNA window encodes the following:
- a CDS encoding CobW family GTP-binding protein, translating into MADLSVVVVAGLHADARRAAVARLLADVPGSVALHHDLTTAAAGTVMRSVRDKDTLLSTGEAPLVNDCACCALREDLVPELRGLEETGRARLAVVELWDSVEPRAMAEAIEAGGLTVTGVLTAVDPALLLPYLGNGDDLAEGGLAAAATDQRTVADTFARQLEYAPVLAVVESEEADDEDRALLAQLHPTALQVPFGAAAESRALAEAALAGFDVEAAAAAQHPACALLPVEADTHGVSTFVWRRHRPFHPERLYAALEDLTCAAARSRGRFWLADRPDTLLHWDAAGGALCVEGVGPWLASLPDAAWEMVPPVRRAAAALDWHPEHGDRCQHLVFTSPGLDRAGLEHLLESCLLTDVEYAAGRDAWKRLTPAFDTLLEA; encoded by the coding sequence GTGGCCGATCTCTCCGTCGTGGTCGTCGCCGGGCTGCACGCCGACGCACGCCGGGCGGCCGTGGCGCGGCTGCTCGCCGATGTGCCCGGCAGTGTGGCGCTCCACCATGATCTGACGACCGCCGCGGCCGGTACGGTCATGCGTTCGGTGCGGGACAAGGACACCCTGCTGTCCACGGGCGAGGCGCCGCTGGTCAACGACTGCGCCTGCTGCGCCCTGCGCGAGGACCTGGTGCCCGAGCTGCGGGGGCTCGAGGAGACCGGACGCGCCCGGCTCGCCGTCGTCGAACTGTGGGACTCGGTCGAGCCCAGGGCGATGGCCGAGGCGATCGAGGCCGGCGGGCTCACGGTCACCGGGGTGCTCACCGCGGTCGACCCGGCCCTGCTGCTCCCCTACCTCGGCAACGGCGACGACCTCGCCGAAGGCGGACTGGCCGCCGCGGCCACGGACCAGCGGACGGTCGCGGACACCTTCGCCCGGCAGCTGGAGTACGCCCCCGTGCTGGCCGTGGTCGAGTCAGAGGAGGCCGACGACGAGGACCGGGCCCTGCTGGCCCAGTTGCATCCGACGGCCCTCCAGGTCCCCTTCGGGGCCGCCGCGGAGAGCCGGGCCCTGGCCGAGGCCGCCCTCGCCGGGTTCGATGTGGAGGCGGCCGCCGCGGCGCAGCACCCGGCGTGCGCGCTGCTGCCCGTCGAGGCCGACACACACGGCGTCTCCACCTTCGTCTGGCGCCGCCACCGCCCCTTCCACCCCGAGCGGCTGTATGCCGCGCTGGAGGACCTGACCTGCGCCGCGGCGCGCAGCCGGGGCCGTTTCTGGCTCGCCGACCGCCCCGACACCCTGCTCCACTGGGATGCGGCGGGCGGGGCCCTGTGCGTGGAGGGCGTGGGCCCCTGGCTGGCGTCCCTTCCCGATGCGGCCTGGGAGATGGTCCCGCCGGTGCGCCGGGCCGCCGCCGCGCTGGACTGGCACCCGGAACACGGGGACCGCTGCCAGCACCTGGTGTTCACCTCTCCCGGCCTGGACCGTGCCGGACTCGAACACCTGCTGGAGTCCTGTCTGCTGACCGACGTCGAGTACGCCGCGGGCCGCGACGCCTGGAAACGGCTGACGCCCGCCTTCGACACCCTCCTGGAGGCCTGA
- a CDS encoding DUF397 domain-containing protein, whose product MEHDVYDVGDVYNGMAATELHGAAWQKSRHSNSQGSCVEFARLPGGGVAVRNSRFPDGPALVYTRAEIEAMLLGVKDGEFDHLIA is encoded by the coding sequence GTGGAGCACGACGTGTACGACGTGGGCGACGTGTACAACGGCATGGCTGCGACGGAACTGCACGGGGCGGCCTGGCAGAAGAGCCGGCACAGCAACTCCCAGGGATCGTGCGTGGAGTTCGCCCGGCTGCCGGGGGGAGGCGTGGCGGTACGGAACTCGCGCTTTCCCGACGGACCCGCGCTCGTCTACACCCGCGCGGAGATCGAGGCGATGCTGTTGGGCGTCAAGGACGGCGAGTTCGACCACCTGATCGCGTGA
- a CDS encoding SRPBCC family protein, translating to MSTSSGDDLTTIRVDQFLPHPPAKVWRALTEPGLLARWQMPGSEDFRLEVGHRYRMTSVPRPNAAFSGVVDVQVLAYEPERMLCVRWADADPANPADWTITWTLEQEGRGTRLFLVHEGFDPDDPAQSMARTVMGEGWRSHVMRALGQTLDQL from the coding sequence ATGAGCACATCGTCCGGTGACGACCTCACCACGATCCGCGTCGACCAGTTCCTGCCGCATCCGCCCGCCAAGGTCTGGCGCGCCCTGACCGAGCCCGGACTGCTCGCCCGGTGGCAGATGCCCGGCTCCGAGGACTTCCGGCTCGAAGTGGGCCACCGGTACCGGATGACCTCGGTCCCACGACCCAACGCGGCTTTCTCCGGCGTCGTCGACGTGCAGGTTCTCGCCTATGAGCCCGAGCGGATGCTGTGTGTCCGGTGGGCCGACGCCGATCCGGCCAACCCCGCGGACTGGACCATCACATGGACGCTGGAACAGGAGGGCCGCGGTACGCGTCTCTTCCTAGTGCACGAAGGATTCGACCCGGACGACCCGGCACAGTCGATGGCGCGGACGGTCATGGGCGAGGGCTGGAGGTCGCATGTGATGCGGGCTCTGGGGCAGACGCTCGACCAGCTGTAG
- a CDS encoding VOC family protein yields MTITHASFVTLPVADQDRALRFYTELLGFQVAADLDLPQGRWLQVAPEGAQTVFTLSGPGTGDFEPGSTRGIMLLTTDVDADCARLAGAGVSVQGPDDLPWGRMASFQDPDGNGLLLLTEAQG; encoded by the coding sequence ATGACCATCACACATGCCTCCTTCGTGACCCTCCCCGTCGCCGACCAGGACCGCGCCCTGCGCTTCTACACCGAACTCCTCGGCTTCCAGGTCGCCGCCGACCTGGATCTGCCGCAGGGCCGATGGCTCCAGGTCGCCCCCGAGGGCGCCCAGACCGTCTTCACTCTCTCCGGCCCCGGGACGGGCGATTTCGAACCGGGCTCGACCCGGGGGATCATGTTGCTCACGACCGATGTCGACGCCGACTGTGCGCGGCTGGCCGGGGCGGGGGTGTCCGTGCAGGGTCCGGACGACCTCCCCTGGGGCCGGATGGCGTCCTTCCAGGACCCCGACGGCAATGGTCTGCTGCTGCTGACGGAGGCTCAGGGATAG
- a CDS encoding helix-turn-helix domain-containing protein encodes MVRRILLGSHLRRLREARGITREKAGYSIRASESKISRMELGRVSFKTRDVEDLLTLYGVTDEAERTPLLSLAREANVAGWWHSYSDVLPSWFPTYVGLEGAAHLIRSYEVQFVHGLLQTEAYAHAVVARGMKGASAEDIDRRVALRLERQKYLVSENAPDFHVVLDEASLHRPQGDRQVMRGQLQHLIDISERPNVRLQVMPFSHGGHSGESGSFTLLSFPESDLSDVVYLEQLTSALYLDKREDVAQYDSAMRQLQQDSPGKDESRDLLRELLQLS; translated from the coding sequence GTGGTGCGGCGCATTCTGCTGGGATCCCATCTCAGGCGCCTGCGGGAGGCGCGCGGCATCACCAGGGAGAAGGCCGGCTATTCGATCCGGGCCTCGGAATCGAAGATCAGCCGCATGGAGTTGGGACGGGTGAGCTTCAAGACACGCGATGTCGAGGATCTGCTGACGTTGTACGGGGTCACCGACGAGGCCGAACGCACGCCCCTGCTCTCCCTCGCCAGGGAGGCCAATGTCGCCGGGTGGTGGCACAGCTATTCGGACGTCCTGCCGAGCTGGTTCCCCACGTACGTCGGTCTGGAGGGCGCGGCACATCTGATCCGGTCCTACGAGGTCCAGTTCGTGCACGGTCTGCTGCAGACCGAGGCCTATGCGCATGCGGTCGTCGCCCGGGGCATGAAGGGTGCGAGCGCCGAGGACATCGACCGGCGGGTGGCGCTCCGGCTGGAGCGGCAGAAGTACCTCGTCTCGGAGAACGCCCCGGACTTCCATGTGGTGCTCGACGAGGCGTCCCTGCACCGCCCCCAAGGGGACCGGCAGGTGATGCGCGGCCAGCTCCAGCATCTGATCGACATCTCGGAGCGCCCGAACGTACGGCTTCAGGTCATGCCGTTCAGCCACGGCGGGCACTCCGGGGAGAGCGGCTCCTTCACCCTGCTGAGCTTCCCCGAGTCCGACCTCTCCGATGTGGTCTATCTGGAGCAGCTGACCAGCGCGCTGTATCTGGACAAGCGCGAGGACGTCGCCCAGTACGATTCCGCGATGCGGCAGTTGCAGCAGGACAGCCCCGGCAAGGACGAGAGTCGCGACCTGCTGCGAGAACTGCTCCAGCTCTCCTGA
- a CDS encoding ATP-binding protein, which produces MGTNGSTMLTPLRQGLPPLDPSAVSGAASCALPARLEAVRDARRFTRGTLGQWDMDERADDICLVVSELVTNALRHALPSPAPRGGEQNAPLRLHLMRWSARLVCAVRDPSDDGPVADGSEDFSAESGRGLFLVDSFSDGWGWHPLAGTLSGKVVWALFRLPSAPAGRA; this is translated from the coding sequence ATGGGAACGAACGGATCGACCATGCTCACGCCTTTACGGCAGGGACTTCCGCCACTCGACCCCTCGGCCGTGTCCGGCGCCGCCTCCTGCGCCCTGCCCGCCCGCCTCGAAGCGGTCCGCGACGCACGGCGGTTCACCCGGGGAACACTGGGCCAGTGGGACATGGACGAGCGCGCCGACGACATCTGTCTCGTGGTCTCCGAACTCGTGACCAACGCACTGCGCCATGCGCTGCCCTCGCCCGCTCCACGCGGGGGCGAGCAGAACGCGCCGCTCCGGCTGCACCTGATGCGCTGGTCCGCGCGCCTGGTGTGCGCCGTGCGTGACCCCAGTGACGACGGTCCGGTCGCGGACGGTTCGGAGGACTTCTCCGCGGAGTCGGGCCGTGGGCTGTTCCTGGTCGACTCGTTCTCCGACGGCTGGGGCTGGCATCCGCTGGCGGGCACACTGAGCGGCAAGGTGGTCTGGGCACTGTTCCGGCTGCCGTCCGCACCGGCGGGCCGAGCATGA
- a CDS encoding ArsR/SmtB family transcription factor, with protein sequence MTTTGAGTDTAAEDRVFAALANATRRELLRLLRDEGPQPVQALADRFEMRRPSLSEHLKVLREAGLVSEQRSGRQRIYRLEAAPLAEVQDWLHPYERFWRQRLRGLGELLDRMPDDDRS encoded by the coding sequence ATGACCACGACCGGGGCCGGGACGGACACCGCTGCCGAGGACCGTGTCTTCGCCGCGCTCGCCAACGCCACGCGCCGCGAGCTGCTGCGGCTGCTGCGCGACGAGGGGCCGCAGCCCGTCCAGGCCCTGGCCGACCGCTTCGAGATGCGCCGCCCGAGCCTCTCGGAGCATCTCAAGGTGCTGCGGGAGGCCGGGCTCGTCTCCGAGCAGCGCTCCGGCCGGCAGCGCATCTACCGCCTCGAAGCCGCACCGCTAGCCGAGGTGCAGGACTGGCTCCATCCGTACGAGCGGTTCTGGCGGCAGCGGCTGCGGGGACTCGGCGAGCTGCTCGACCGCATGCCCGACGATGACCGCTCATGA
- the rpsR gene encoding 30S ribosomal protein S18 produces the protein MPRKSDRRTPSKPRPNPLDRAGITYIDYKDTDLLRSFLSDRGKIRARRVTRVSVQQQRLLARAIKNAREMALLPYASR, from the coding sequence ATGCCCCGCAAGTCCGACCGCCGCACCCCGTCCAAGCCCCGCCCCAACCCGCTGGACCGGGCCGGGATCACCTATATCGACTACAAGGACACGGACCTGCTGCGGTCGTTCCTCTCGGACCGCGGCAAGATCCGCGCCCGCCGGGTCACCCGTGTGTCGGTCCAGCAGCAGCGCCTGCTGGCGCGCGCGATCAAGAACGCCCGGGAGATGGCGCTGCTGCCGTATGCGTCCCGGTAG